From a single Eretmochelys imbricata isolate rEreImb1 chromosome 13, rEreImb1.hap1, whole genome shotgun sequence genomic region:
- the CTCFL gene encoding transcriptional repressor CTCFL — translation MMASQDSALPELFTKIKGAERTWDKAREDDGGGKISWVKERNSICDPDAEGLNGALPAKLLEEEGGNLELSPSPVQGEKHLIMLQTVHLKEGEDDVQGVSQLNIQQQSGLHMVVQRGASVLQPLVVVQQGIGAQQNLPTGVAISIQDGVYTFHDVEVMQINVLQEKVQAKDEENQSMDKPAGMLLIKLTQMFISMLIDRSKDLHAVEGKVQQLPPNEEGREKDIFSVEKTKILSCKAKDDMSVSHYEHKEQEEEAVIKKTDTLEAQTNTQHRKKGEKVIFHCDLCAFTSLRISSLNRHMKTHSDEKPHVCHLCLKAFRTVTLLRNHVNTHTGTRPYKCSDCEMAFVTSGELARHRRYKHTLEKPFKCSMCKYSSVEASKLKRHLRSHTGERPYNCYLCSYASKDTYKLKRHMVTHSGEKPYECYVCQARFTQSGTMKIHILQKHSENVPRYQCPHCNTFIARKSDLGVHLRNLHSYLAVAMKCRYCEALFHERYALIQHKKTHRNEKRFKCDRCSYACKQERHLIVHMRTHTGEKPFTCVCCSKCFRQKQLLTVHFRKHHDSNFKPTVYECPKCGKGYSRWNNMHKHAESCGLVRAKSVTRRKGNKGKKKRCDRLKHDVKQEAVDLGSFQDVSFVNTECCASEIVPVVYGIEASTPREQKTEMTCEMILNMMDK, via the exons ATGATGGCCTCTCAGGACTCAGCCCTGCCTGAGCTGTTCACCAAAATAAAAGGTGCTGAAAGAACCTGGGACAAGGCAAGAGAAGATGATGGAGGGGGCAAGATATCCTGGGTGAAGGAAAGAAACAGCATCTGTGACCCAGATGCTGAAGGCCTAAATGGAGCCCTTCCAGCCAAGCTGCTGGAAGAAGAAGGAGGAAACCTGGAGTTGTCCCCATCTCCAGTACAGGGTGAAAAGCATTTGATAATGCTGCAGACTGTGCATTTGAAGGAAGGGGAAGACGACGTCCAGGGGGTCAGTCAGTTGAATATTCAGCAGCAGAGTGGGTTGCACATGGTAGTACAACGAGGAGCAAGTGTCTTGCAGCCCTTGGTAGTAGTGCAACAGGGAATAGGTGCTCAGCAGAATCTACCCACAGGTGTAGCAATAAGTATACAGGATGGTGTTTATACATTTCATGACGTGGAGGTGATGCAGATTAATGTTTTGCAAGAAAAAGTACAGGCAAAAGATGAAGAAAACCAGTCCATGGATAAACCAGCAGGAATGCTACTGATTAAG ttaaCTCAGATGTTCATAAGTATGCTG ATTGACAGAAGTAAAGATCTACATGCAGTTGAAGGTAAGGTCCAGCAACTGCCTCCAAatgaagagggaagagaaaaggacATTTTCAgtgttgagaaaacaaagatctTGAGCTGTAAAGCCAAAGATGATATGTCAGTGTCACACTATGAACACAAAGAGCAAGAAGAAGAAGCAGTTATAAAAAAAACTGACACTCTAGAAGCTCAAACAAACACACAGCATAGGAAAAAAG GGGAAAAGGTGATCTTCCATTGTGATCTGTGCGCATTCACCTCTCTTAGAATATCAAGTCTTAATCGTCACATGAAAACCCATTCTGATGAAAAACCCCATGTGTGTCACCTCTGCCTTAAGGCTTTCCGTACAGTTACTCTCCTGCGTAACCATGTGAATACACATACAG GGACTAGACCGTATAAGTGCAGTGACTGTGAGATGGCATTTGTGACCAGTGGTGAGCTTGCACGACACAGGCGATATAAACACACTCTAGAAAAACCCTTTAAGTGCTCAATGTGTAAATATTCTAGTGTAGAA GCAAGCAAATTGAAGCGTCACCTTCGTTCACATACAGGAGAGCGTCCTTATAACTGTTATCTCTGTAGTTATGCTAGCAAAGATACCTATAAGCTGAAAAGACATATGGTAACTCATTCAG GAGAAAAACCCTATGAATGTTATGTTTGTCAGGCCAGATTCACACAAAGTGGTACCATGAAAATCCATATATTACAGAAGCATAGTGAAAATGTGCCCAGATACCAGTGTCCACATTGTAACACATTTATTGCAAGAAAAAGTGATTTGG GCGTTCACTTACGGAACCTGCATTCCTACCTGGCTGTAGCGATGAAGTGCCGTTATTGTGAAGCTCTTTTCCATGAGCGCTATGCTCTTATTCAGCACAAGAAAACTCATAGAAATGAAAAGCGATTCAAATGTGATCGATGCAGTTATGCATGCAAGCAG gAACGACACTTGATTGTGCATATGCGTACGCATACTGGTGAGAAACCCTTCACTTGTGTATGTTGCAGCAAATGCTTCCGGCAGAAGCAGCTTCTAACTGTTCACTTCAGGAAACACCATGATTCCAATTTTAAACCAACAGTTTATGAATGCCCTAAATGTGGCAAGGGCTATTCACGCTGG AATAATATGCATAAGCATGCTGAAAGCTGTGGATTGGTGAGGGCAAAATCTGTTACACGCCGCAAAGGAAACaagggcaaaaagaaaagatgCGACAGACTAAAACATGATGTTAAGCAAGAAG CTGTTGACCTGGGATCATTCCAAGATGTTTCCTTTGTGAACACGGAATGCTGTGCCAGTGAGATTGTCCCTGTCGTATATGGAATAGAAGCAAGTACTCCGAGGGAGCAGAAAACAGAAATGACTTGTGAAATGATCCTCAACATGATGGACAAATAA